Proteins encoded within one genomic window of Dyadobacter chenhuakuii:
- the ychF gene encoding redox-regulated ATPase YchF, which yields MSLQCGIVGLPNVGKSTLFNAISTGKAEAANYPFCTIEPNVGVVTVPDERLDVLTKLVSPQKVIPTIIEFVDIAGLVKGASQGAGLGNKFLANIREVDAIVHVVRCFQDENVVHVEGRVDPVFDKEIIDIELQMKDLESVEKKIQKTEKGARAGDAKAKAELEWLKKYKATLEEGKNARSVVIDAETKEAVIGDLQLLTAKPVLYVANVDENSMLTGNEYSEKLREAVKHEGADVIVLCAAIESQISEIEDPEEHEMFLGEYGLKESGLSKLIKASYSLLNLITYFTAGVKEVRAWTIEKGWKAPQAAGVIHSDFEKGFIRAEVIKIADYEQYKTEAGVKEVGKMAVEGKEYVVADGDIMHFRFNV from the coding sequence ATGAGTCTTCAATGTGGGATCGTGGGATTGCCGAACGTAGGGAAATCCACTCTTTTTAATGCCATTTCAACCGGTAAAGCCGAAGCCGCCAATTATCCTTTCTGTACAATAGAACCCAACGTTGGCGTGGTAACCGTGCCTGACGAGCGTCTGGATGTTCTTACAAAGCTGGTAAGTCCGCAGAAGGTTATACCAACCATCATAGAATTCGTTGACATTGCCGGCCTTGTGAAAGGTGCAAGCCAGGGAGCAGGGTTAGGGAATAAATTTCTTGCCAATATCCGGGAAGTTGATGCCATTGTGCATGTTGTAAGATGTTTTCAGGACGAAAATGTTGTGCACGTGGAAGGTCGTGTGGATCCTGTTTTTGATAAAGAGATCATCGACATTGAGTTGCAGATGAAAGACCTTGAATCTGTTGAGAAAAAAATTCAGAAAACAGAAAAAGGAGCCCGTGCCGGTGATGCAAAAGCGAAAGCGGAGCTGGAATGGTTGAAAAAATATAAAGCAACGCTCGAAGAAGGCAAGAATGCCCGCAGCGTGGTGATCGATGCAGAAACCAAAGAAGCCGTAATCGGTGATTTGCAATTGCTGACTGCCAAGCCGGTGCTTTATGTTGCCAATGTGGATGAAAACTCAATGCTAACCGGCAATGAATATTCTGAAAAATTGCGCGAGGCTGTGAAACATGAAGGCGCAGACGTAATTGTCCTTTGTGCAGCTATCGAATCACAGATTTCAGAAATTGAAGATCCGGAAGAGCATGAAATGTTCCTGGGAGAATATGGTTTGAAAGAATCCGGTTTGAGTAAATTGATCAAAGCTTCTTATTCACTGCTGAACCTGATCACTTATTTCACAGCCGGTGTGAAGGAAGTAAGAGCCTGGACGATTGAAAAAGGCTGGAAAGCGCCACAAGCTGCGGGTGTGATTCACAGTGATTTCGAAAAAGGCTTCATCCGTGCGGAAGTGATTAAAATTGCTGATTACGAGCAATATAAAACGGAAGCAGGCGTGAAAGAGGTTGGTAAAATGGCCGTTGAAGGCAAGGAATACGTTGTTGCGGATGGTGACATTATGCACTTCCGTTTCAATGTATAA
- a CDS encoding Uma2 family endonuclease: MYSEQEYLELEREAEYKSEYYQGEIFAMAGASPNHNRIMANLSGEIYMALKGRSCQNFSSDMRLHIPQNGLYTYPDIIILCGKPEFSQNDKDTLINPSVIIEVLSKSTSAYDRGDKFRLYRSIPTLTDYILVDSLSISVEVFRKNEDGTWLLNSEINNINERITLTNINVQIELKDVYARTIGLN; the protein is encoded by the coding sequence ATGTATTCAGAACAAGAATATTTGGAGCTGGAAAGAGAAGCCGAGTACAAAAGCGAATATTACCAAGGGGAGATATTTGCAATGGCAGGGGCGAGTCCTAATCACAATCGGATTATGGCAAACCTATCAGGGGAAATTTACATGGCACTGAAAGGCCGATCTTGTCAAAATTTTTCAAGTGACATGCGCTTGCATATTCCCCAAAACGGTCTTTATACTTATCCTGACATAATAATCCTTTGCGGGAAGCCGGAATTCTCTCAAAATGATAAGGACACATTAATCAACCCATCTGTAATAATTGAAGTATTGTCTAAATCTACAAGCGCATATGATAGGGGTGATAAATTTCGGCTTTACAGATCAATCCCAACATTGACGGACTATATCCTTGTTGATTCCTTATCAATTTCCGTCGAGGTCTTTCGGAAAAACGAAGACGGGACTTGGTTGTTGAATTCAGAAATCAACAACATTAACGAGCGGATCACATTGACAAACATTAATGTCCAGATCGAGCTGAAAGACGTTTATGCTCGAACTATTGGATTGAATTAG
- a CDS encoding ABC-F family ATP-binding cassette domain-containing protein — MIAITNLSYFLGDRALYDSASLHIKPKQKIGLIGLNGTGKSTLLRMINGEFQPDGGNISKSGDCTIGFLNQDLLSYQSDDSILSVAMQAFERQNVLQIQMDKILHDMEHNYTDALVDKLARVQEEFEALDGYTIQSKAEAILEGLGFVTDDLHRPLKLFSGGWRMRVMLAKLLLQKPSLLMLDEPTNHLDLPSIQWVEKYVQSYEGAVIVVSHDRQFLDNTIDTTVEVANGKLNYYAGNYSYYMEEKEERNEIQRGAYENQQAKIRQTERFIERFKAKATKSRQVQSRVKALDKMDVVDQVIDENAKVHFRFQFTTQPGRHVFQLEDASKAYGDKVILDSTNISMERGDKIALIGANGRGKSTVLRVVAGTEPIEGKRRLGHNVSFTFYAQHQLESLNVNHNLIEELKYANPNKTETELRTVLGCFLFTGDDVFKKIKVLSGGEKSRVALAKVLLSQANFLLLDEPTNHLDMQSVNILIQALQQYEGSYIVVSHDRYFVENIANKIWYIEDHQIKEYPGTYQEYEVWVEERGLQSAVSDKATVSSAPPQKAAPQPASNGNASKNNGKPVSNEDSQKIKKAQKQIEELEATINNLEIKKTETEVKLANPEIYNDSKALADLNRFYTDIKQKLDQSTETWENLMLEVDALAGK, encoded by the coding sequence ATGATCGCGATTACCAACCTCAGTTACTTTCTTGGCGACCGGGCACTCTACGACAGTGCTTCGCTGCATATCAAGCCCAAACAAAAGATCGGCCTTATCGGTCTGAATGGCACAGGAAAGTCAACATTGCTTAGAATGATAAACGGGGAGTTCCAGCCGGACGGCGGAAATATCTCCAAATCGGGCGACTGTACCATCGGTTTCCTGAACCAGGATTTGCTTTCTTACCAGAGCGATGATTCCATTTTGTCGGTAGCCATGCAGGCTTTTGAACGGCAAAATGTGTTGCAGATCCAGATGGACAAGATCCTGCACGACATGGAGCACAATTATACAGATGCACTGGTCGATAAGCTGGCGCGGGTCCAGGAAGAATTTGAAGCATTGGACGGGTACACCATTCAATCCAAGGCAGAAGCGATCCTGGAAGGCCTGGGTTTTGTTACAGATGATCTACACAGACCATTGAAATTGTTTTCCGGGGGTTGGAGAATGCGGGTTATGCTGGCAAAGTTGCTCTTGCAAAAACCATCATTACTCATGCTCGATGAGCCAACCAACCACTTGGACTTACCTTCTATTCAGTGGGTTGAGAAATATGTTCAGAGTTATGAAGGCGCTGTAATCGTGGTTTCCCACGACAGGCAATTTCTGGATAACACCATTGATACAACGGTTGAAGTTGCCAATGGAAAGCTGAATTACTACGCCGGAAACTATTCCTACTATATGGAGGAAAAAGAGGAACGCAACGAAATTCAGCGCGGTGCTTATGAAAACCAGCAGGCCAAAATTCGCCAGACAGAACGATTTATCGAGCGTTTTAAAGCCAAAGCAACCAAATCGCGTCAGGTTCAGAGCCGTGTGAAGGCATTGGATAAAATGGATGTTGTGGACCAGGTGATCGACGAGAATGCGAAAGTGCATTTCCGTTTCCAATTTACTACGCAACCGGGAAGACACGTTTTCCAGCTTGAAGATGCTTCCAAAGCTTATGGCGATAAGGTCATTCTGGACAGCACCAACATTAGCATGGAACGCGGTGATAAAATTGCATTGATCGGAGCGAACGGACGCGGAAAATCAACAGTGCTTCGTGTTGTAGCTGGAACAGAGCCGATTGAAGGAAAAAGAAGATTAGGGCACAATGTTTCTTTTACATTCTACGCACAGCACCAGCTGGAATCGCTGAATGTGAACCATAACCTCATTGAAGAGCTTAAATACGCTAATCCTAACAAAACCGAGACGGAGTTACGGACGGTTTTGGGATGTTTTTTATTCACCGGGGATGATGTTTTTAAGAAAATAAAAGTCCTTTCGGGAGGTGAGAAATCACGGGTTGCATTGGCCAAGGTTTTGCTTTCACAAGCCAACTTTCTGCTGCTCGATGAGCCTACCAACCACTTGGACATGCAGTCGGTGAACATTCTGATCCAGGCTTTGCAGCAATATGAAGGCAGTTACATTGTGGTTTCCCACGATAGATATTTTGTTGAAAACATTGCGAACAAGATCTGGTACATTGAAGATCACCAGATTAAGGAATATCCAGGCACATATCAGGAATATGAAGTGTGGGTTGAAGAGCGTGGTTTGCAATCGGCTGTGAGTGACAAAGCAACGGTTAGCAGCGCACCGCCACAGAAGGCAGCTCCGCAACCTGCGTCCAACGGAAATGCCTCCAAAAATAACGGCAAGCCTGTTTCCAACGAAGATTCGCAAAAAATAAAGAAAGCACAGAAGCAGATCGAAGAACTTGAAGCTACTATCAACAATCTGGAAATCAAGAAAACAGAAACAGAAGTTAAGCTAGCGAACCCGGAAATTTACAACGATTCAAAAGCACTTGCTGATTTAAACCGATTCTATACAGACATTAAGCAGAAGCTGGATCAAAGCACGGAGACCTGGGAGAATCTGATGCTGGAAGTGGATGCGCTGGCTGGGAAGTAA
- a CDS encoding DUF58 domain-containing protein, producing MNSRQLDLAKVREFGNLEFLAKQLVEGFITGLHKSPFHGFSVEFAEHQLYNTGESTRNIDWKVYAKTDRLYVKRYEEETNLRCHLLLDTSSSMYYPEESYGKMTFSVMAAASLTYLLQRQKDAVSLCTFSENIEIQTAVKSTPSHVHKIILELDNVLQSKRPLTKTSVATVLHQIAEKIHKRSLVVIFSDMFDNLEEADKIFSALQHLRHNLHEVLLFHVTDRQTEELFAFENRPYEFIDLESGDRVKVQPDQVRESYKEFVGDFYQKLKLKCGQYKIDFIEADIAKGFDPILMAYLVKHAKMR from the coding sequence ATGAACAGCCGGCAACTTGATCTAGCAAAAGTAAGGGAGTTTGGCAATCTGGAATTTCTAGCAAAACAACTTGTGGAAGGCTTTATCACAGGCCTCCACAAATCCCCGTTTCACGGTTTTTCCGTTGAATTTGCTGAACATCAGCTCTATAACACAGGAGAATCCACCCGTAACATTGATTGGAAGGTCTACGCCAAAACAGACCGCCTTTATGTAAAACGTTACGAAGAAGAAACAAACCTCCGCTGCCATTTACTGCTCGACACTTCCTCTTCAATGTATTACCCCGAAGAAAGTTACGGCAAAATGACTTTCAGCGTCATGGCTGCTGCAAGCCTTACTTATCTTTTACAAAGACAAAAAGACGCAGTAAGCCTCTGCACATTCTCCGAAAATATCGAAATCCAGACAGCTGTAAAATCTACGCCGTCTCACGTGCACAAGATTATCCTGGAACTGGACAATGTGCTGCAAAGCAAGCGGCCGCTAACAAAAACCTCCGTCGCCACCGTTTTGCACCAGATCGCGGAGAAAATCCATAAGCGCTCGCTTGTTGTGATTTTCAGTGATATGTTCGATAACCTGGAAGAAGCCGATAAGATCTTCTCCGCATTACAACATTTAAGACATAATCTCCACGAAGTCCTACTATTCCACGTTACCGACCGTCAAACCGAGGAGCTGTTCGCTTTCGAAAACCGCCCTTATGAATTTATCGACCTCGAATCGGGCGACAGGGTTAAGGTCCAACCGGATCAGGTAAGGGAATCTTACAAAGAATTTGTAGGTGATTTTTATCAAAAGCTTAAACTGAAATGCGGCCAGTATAAGATCGACTTTATTGAGGCGGACATTGCAAAAGGCTTCGATCCTATCCTGATGGCGTATTTGGTGAAACACGCTAAAATGAGGTAA
- a CDS encoding DUF3276 family protein, which translates to MKTYLKLNIVEDREQIYSKRVRAGKRTYFFDVRSTRSNDYYLTITESRRHPQGDGFTYEKHKMFLYKEDFDKFVDALKDAVDHVKTELMPEVDFSQFDAKADEVDVVGESDLKWD; encoded by the coding sequence TTGAAAACCTATTTAAAACTTAACATAGTGGAAGACAGAGAGCAAATCTACTCCAAAAGGGTCAGGGCAGGAAAAAGGACTTACTTCTTCGATGTTCGCTCGACGCGATCCAACGATTATTATCTTACCATCACAGAAAGCCGCCGCCATCCACAGGGAGACGGTTTTACGTATGAAAAACACAAGATGTTTTTATACAAAGAGGATTTTGATAAGTTCGTTGATGCTTTGAAGGATGCCGTGGATCATGTGAAAACAGAGTTGATGCCGGAAGTTGACTTTTCTCAGTTCGATGCCAAGGCAGATGAGGTGGACGTAGTTGGAGAGTCGGACCTTAAGTGGGATTAA
- a CDS encoding septal ring lytic transglycosylase RlpA family protein, with protein MTYNRILILILLAFAFTPETIAQVKLGKTETGHASYYATRFNGKKTSFGEVHKSTELSAAHRSYPLNTMLEVTNLENDEKVIVRVNDRGPFAKNRLVDLSNEAARLLGIISKGVANVSIRVVGMEGMVLLDPNEQIDARSGKVVAMRGNR; from the coding sequence ATGACTTATAATCGTATCCTGATTCTTATCCTGTTAGCTTTCGCTTTCACGCCTGAAACCATCGCACAGGTTAAACTCGGCAAAACTGAAACTGGTCACGCATCCTATTATGCAACCCGGTTCAATGGCAAAAAAACCTCCTTTGGAGAAGTGCACAAAAGCACAGAATTGTCAGCAGCTCACAGAAGCTACCCGCTTAATACGATGCTCGAAGTAACGAATCTGGAAAACGACGAAAAAGTAATTGTAAGAGTTAACGATCGCGGACCTTTCGCAAAAAACCGATTGGTCGATCTTAGCAACGAGGCCGCCAGATTACTTGGCATAATTTCAAAAGGTGTTGCCAATGTCTCCATCCGCGTAGTAGGCATGGAAGGAATGGTGCTCCTTGATCCTAATGAACAAATTGACGCCAGATCGGGAAAAGTAGTCGCTATGCGCGGCAACAGATAA
- a CDS encoding type IX secretion system plug protein, with product MRLISLFLWFGLTYGNANAQSQNIRLEDYIYNDKIKTVLLAPALENPENPTRLLTPAIKPLTSPAPLVLEFDDLSGQFEGYRAKIIHCNADWTKSNLNDIEFTFEFNEYPINDYQQAFSTKVPYFHYKLDLPKLKLSGNYVIYVYSDRDRKPVLSRRFMLYESRVNIDAKARFSQGIQQQFSDQQIDFVVDYKGYPLNAPQTDLKVVLRKNFRFNEIRTNFKPTNVRPFDQILEYTFFDLENTFPGGNEYRYFDSRSLTGRGFGVNEIERSDEFTRLMLFPDKSRANNAYIQTDDFNGQYIVDQRESGNGSVEADYTPVLFTLRTQQDPEATFYVNGAFNLWQLTDANKMTYNAATNAYEVEMMIKQGVINYNYTMVKAGQTPDEGYIEGNYGATENDYDILIYHRPQAGRADLLIGYRTVEWNRRR from the coding sequence ATGAGGTTGATTTCGCTTTTTTTGTGGTTTGGGTTGACGTATGGAAATGCGAATGCGCAATCTCAAAACATCAGATTGGAAGATTATATATATAATGATAAAATAAAAACCGTGCTGCTTGCACCAGCATTGGAAAACCCCGAAAACCCAACCCGCCTGCTAACGCCTGCCATTAAGCCGCTAACGAGTCCTGCCCCGCTTGTTTTAGAATTTGATGATCTTTCGGGTCAATTTGAGGGTTACCGTGCCAAAATCATCCATTGCAATGCGGATTGGACCAAATCAAACCTGAACGACATTGAATTTACATTTGAATTCAACGAATATCCGATCAATGATTATCAGCAGGCATTCAGTACGAAAGTGCCCTATTTTCACTACAAACTCGATTTGCCTAAACTCAAATTATCAGGAAATTATGTCATTTATGTTTATTCCGATCGGGATAGAAAGCCTGTGCTAAGCCGCCGTTTCATGCTTTACGAATCACGCGTGAACATTGATGCGAAAGCGCGTTTTTCACAAGGGATTCAGCAGCAGTTCTCGGACCAGCAGATTGATTTTGTAGTTGATTATAAAGGATATCCCTTGAATGCGCCGCAAACAGACCTGAAAGTGGTCCTCAGGAAAAACTTCCGTTTCAATGAAATAAGGACCAATTTTAAACCGACCAATGTCAGGCCTTTTGATCAGATTTTGGAGTACACATTCTTTGATCTCGAAAACACTTTTCCAGGCGGAAATGAATATCGCTATTTCGATAGCCGCAGCCTGACCGGAAGAGGCTTTGGGGTTAATGAAATCGAGCGGTCGGACGAATTTACAAGGCTGATGTTATTCCCTGACAAGTCCCGGGCTAACAATGCATACATTCAAACAGATGATTTTAATGGTCAATACATTGTAGATCAGCGCGAATCAGGGAACGGAAGTGTCGAAGCTGACTATACGCCTGTCCTGTTCACATTGAGAACCCAACAAGACCCCGAGGCTACATTTTACGTGAATGGGGCCTTCAATCTTTGGCAACTTACGGATGCCAATAAGATGACTTACAATGCGGCGACCAATGCTTATGAAGTTGAAATGATGATCAAACAAGGCGTCATCAATTATAATTACACAATGGTTAAGGCGGGACAAACACCCGATGAGGGATACATTGAAGGCAATTATGGCGCAACAGAGAATGATTACGACATCCTCATTTACCATCGCCCGCAAGCAGGAAGAGCCGATCTGCTGATCGGTTACCGAACCGTGGAATGGAACAGACGGCGCTGA